In a single window of the Fibrobacter sp. UWR2 genome:
- the infA gene encoding translation initiation factor IF-1 — protein sequence MAKEEGIQVEGVVLEALPNAFFRVQLGNGHEILAHVSGKMRRHFIRILPDDKVLVEISPYDLNRGRITYRYK from the coding sequence GTGGCTAAAGAAGAAGGCATACAAGTTGAAGGCGTCGTTCTGGAAGCGCTCCCGAACGCGTTCTTCCGTGTCCAACTCGGAAATGGTCACGAGATCCTCGCTCATGTTTCAGGAAAGATGCGTCGGCATTTCATTCGAATTTTGCCGGACGACAAAGTGTTGGTTGAGATTTCTCCCTACGACCTCAATCGTGGGAGAATCACTTACCGTTACAAGTAA
- a CDS encoding O-antigen polymerase translates to MYDIWDNYSVSIVCLVAVIFCLWQTWYLKKDFFVPANVYVFAQCLTLGIAYIKFDPAMTDFTSKTWMVWGGALFSFVLGSVVYYLVNPRDHHSKVDTDVASIYNWRLHFIFSIVLMLAYFVGVALMIKKVGTLIILTDNISKWVSSDVDYGAFTSTAVASSPLVVLFFMVASFKSVNPYRGIRIFSVVMSFIIIALTVCVYPSRTSLFLSLGFILILFNNLKARIPIRVIVGALLVAVVLFVAVALFRSQYGTNSLQGMVAKQAMSIPYRYVANNYWNLDYMLNSPPDDERHPFTYGIDALNGMFEYTTIPGAIRKSMGWDGMFNESVNKVPAYNTTGYLWEVYKDWGIAGTVLFPFFVSLFMTFLYERMKEARSPGLWMLFTIFLYYVGWWFFLAGYKFGMFWLWVYLVIALTKICEQKKVEHAH, encoded by the coding sequence ATGTACGATATCTGGGATAACTATTCCGTCTCGATTGTATGCCTTGTTGCGGTTATATTCTGCCTTTGGCAGACGTGGTACCTGAAGAAAGATTTCTTTGTCCCTGCTAACGTGTACGTGTTTGCCCAGTGCCTTACGCTGGGCATTGCCTATATAAAGTTTGACCCCGCCATGACGGACTTTACGTCCAAGACATGGATGGTATGGGGCGGCGCCCTGTTCTCGTTTGTCCTGGGTTCGGTTGTCTATTACCTGGTGAATCCCCGGGACCACCACTCCAAGGTAGATACGGACGTGGCCTCGATATACAACTGGCGGCTGCACTTTATTTTCTCGATAGTCCTAATGCTTGCATACTTTGTGGGTGTCGCGCTCATGATCAAGAAGGTGGGGACACTGATAATCCTTACGGACAATATCTCCAAGTGGGTGTCCTCGGATGTGGACTACGGAGCATTCACGAGTACGGCTGTCGCGAGCTCGCCGCTAGTGGTGCTGTTCTTTATGGTGGCCTCGTTCAAGTCGGTGAACCCGTACCGCGGCATCCGCATCTTCTCGGTAGTAATGTCCTTTATCATCATCGCGCTTACGGTGTGTGTGTACCCGAGCCGTACATCCCTCTTCCTTTCGCTCGGGTTTATCCTGATTCTCTTTAACAACCTCAAGGCACGGATTCCTATCCGGGTGATAGTCGGCGCGCTCCTTGTCGCCGTGGTGCTGTTTGTGGCGGTTGCGCTTTTCAGGTCGCAGTATGGGACCAATTCCCTGCAGGGCATGGTCGCGAAGCAGGCGATGTCTATCCCGTACAGGTATGTGGCGAACAACTATTGGAATCTCGACTACATGCTCAATTCCCCGCCCGACGATGAGAGGCACCCGTTTACCTATGGTATCGATGCCCTGAACGGCATGTTCGAGTACACGACTATTCCGGGTGCTATCCGTAAGTCGATGGGCTGGGACGGGATGTTCAATGAGAGCGTGAACAAGGTGCCGGCGTACAATACGACGGGCTACCTGTGGGAGGTGTACAAGGACTGGGGTATTGCCGGTACGGTCCTGTTCCCGTTCTTTGTGTCGCTGTTCATGACGTTCCTTTACGAACGGATGAAGGAGGCGCGTTCGCCCGGGCTGTGGATGCTCTTTACCATATTCCTCTACTATGTGGGATGGTGGTTCTTCCTGGCGGGCTACAAGTTCGGCATGTTCTGGCTGTGGGTTTACCTGGTAATTGCGCTGACGAAGATTTGCGAACAGAAGAAGGTGGAGCATGCGCATTGA
- a CDS encoding oligosaccharide flippase family protein, whose protein sequence is MQVVKNIKIGVFISLVNILIQGVSVLVQNIIANNLGIVNFGYFGILQSDYTIFCALADFGMATLILAYFGKRATKGRLFTNVLQLRLAMTGVAAFAMVSFAVFVRPDHPAFWGEVILAFGLLFQHAFFDWYFICGNFWKKLLISKVLHTIAYTSIMGIALCIFHIESIGGVAFAMVLAALPAFGFGVRQAFTPKVFDIGPHTRRFFSLMFKSALPYALASLASFAYLPAGLYTVSHVAPPEFLGAYNFSHKLIILASGLMVHFISSSLITLHQTDSHTLHIRDQLVFTLFIIVVSSPFWLFPDQTLQVIFFAAPWTSDVLNQSALCLRLLSLSLVLQALRMAMVSTMLKEKRTMLYGTMITAGGFVNVAICSLGANHVMPEAIPMLTLSGDVFLTIVLAFYFTKNDRIRW, encoded by the coding sequence TTGCAAGTAGTCAAGAACATTAAGATTGGCGTTTTCATTTCCCTGGTGAACATCCTCATCCAAGGGGTGTCCGTCCTTGTACAGAATATTATCGCCAATAACCTTGGAATCGTAAATTTCGGCTACTTCGGAATCTTACAAAGCGATTACACCATATTCTGCGCGCTCGCCGACTTCGGCATGGCGACCCTTATCCTGGCCTATTTCGGCAAGCGGGCCACCAAGGGGCGCCTGTTTACAAATGTGCTTCAGCTCAGGCTAGCGATGACAGGCGTCGCCGCGTTCGCCATGGTATCGTTCGCGGTTTTCGTCCGTCCCGACCACCCGGCATTCTGGGGAGAAGTCATCCTCGCCTTCGGCCTCCTGTTCCAGCACGCGTTCTTCGACTGGTACTTCATCTGCGGAAATTTCTGGAAAAAACTGCTCATCTCGAAGGTGCTGCACACCATCGCGTACACCTCCATCATGGGGATAGCGCTCTGCATATTCCACATCGAATCCATCGGGGGAGTCGCCTTCGCGATGGTACTTGCGGCCCTCCCCGCCTTCGGGTTCGGCGTGCGCCAGGCGTTTACCCCGAAGGTGTTCGACATCGGGCCTCACACCCGTAGGTTCTTCTCGCTCATGTTCAAGTCGGCGCTCCCGTACGCCCTCGCAAGCCTCGCAAGCTTCGCGTACCTGCCCGCAGGCCTTTACACGGTATCGCACGTCGCCCCGCCCGAATTCCTGGGCGCCTACAACTTTTCGCATAAGCTCATAATCCTTGCATCAGGCCTGATGGTGCATTTCATATCGTCGAGTCTCATCACGCTGCACCAGACCGACAGCCACACGCTCCACATACGCGACCAGCTGGTATTCACGCTGTTCATCATCGTGGTGTCTTCGCCCTTCTGGCTGTTCCCGGACCAGACGCTCCAAGTCATATTCTTCGCGGCCCCCTGGACAAGCGACGTATTGAACCAGAGCGCCCTGTGCCTGCGCCTGCTGTCGCTATCGCTGGTACTGCAGGCCCTCCGCATGGCGATGGTCTCCACCATGCTCAAGGAAAAGCGCACCATGCTTTACGGCACGATGATTACCGCAGGCGGGTTCGTGAACGTGGCCATTTGTAGCCTCGGGGCAAATCACGTGATGCCCGAAGCCATCCCGATGCTCACGCTCTCGGGCGACGTATTCCTGACCATCGTACTCGCATTCTACTTCACGAAGAACGATCGCATCCGCTGGTAG
- a CDS encoding acyltransferase family protein, with protein MRIETADRLKALCIVLMVVGHCEIAPALHDFIYLFHIPLFFFVSGYFFKEDFSVAKVRLDVRRLLVPYAVGVLLVALRYAIDAFRTGSFELLPRYAASALVVGPGMHFAGYDNLDVGVLWFLPALFFCRVIYGLLSKVRHGTWIAAGVGFVACSLPEGIWLPFGLQQGVAGMFFYAAGHGFANARMLSGNRFALPTCAAIAVSAIWIPAIDMHVGLYPVPLLSALAPLGACVLWWKLVYCLEGRRWKVLSAVSACGRISLVILTVHYFEAMTFAWHAKFAFVPLWAFPVVRFSIDLVVAVLLSKIPAIRRVFCIK; from the coding sequence ATGCGCATTGAGACCGCGGATAGGCTGAAGGCGCTTTGCATCGTGCTGATGGTCGTGGGACATTGCGAAATCGCTCCCGCCCTCCACGACTTTATTTACCTGTTCCATATCCCGCTGTTCTTCTTTGTCTCGGGGTATTTCTTCAAGGAAGATTTCTCGGTTGCGAAGGTCCGGCTCGATGTCCGCCGCCTGCTGGTGCCGTACGCCGTGGGTGTGTTGCTGGTTGCGCTCCGGTATGCCATCGATGCTTTCCGGACGGGCAGTTTTGAACTGCTCCCGCGGTATGCCGCCTCGGCGCTTGTCGTTGGCCCCGGGATGCATTTCGCGGGGTACGATAACCTGGATGTGGGCGTGCTGTGGTTCTTGCCGGCACTGTTCTTTTGCAGGGTCATTTATGGCCTGCTGTCGAAGGTGAGGCACGGTACATGGATTGCGGCTGGCGTCGGGTTTGTCGCCTGCTCCCTGCCGGAGGGAATCTGGCTCCCGTTTGGCCTGCAGCAGGGCGTTGCGGGAATGTTCTTCTATGCGGCAGGGCACGGGTTTGCGAATGCCCGCATGCTGAGCGGCAACCGCTTTGCCTTGCCCACGTGCGCAGCCATTGCGGTTAGTGCGATTTGGATACCCGCTATCGACATGCATGTGGGGCTTTACCCGGTGCCGTTGCTGAGCGCGCTTGCCCCGCTGGGTGCCTGCGTGCTGTGGTGGAAGTTGGTCTATTGTCTTGAGGGCCGTCGCTGGAAGGTGCTTTCTGCGGTTTCGGCCTGCGGGCGCATTTCGCTCGTGATACTTACGGTGCACTACTTCGAGGCGATGACCTTTGCGTGGCACGCGAAGTTCGCGTTCGTGCCGCTCTGGGCGTTCCCCGTGGTGCGTTTTTCTATCGACTTGGTTGTTGCGGTACTGCTTTCCAAGATACCCGCCATTCGTAGGGTATTCTGTATAAAGTAA
- a CDS encoding lipopolysaccharide biosynthesis protein, with translation MEKHENLTFMELLLRILNNCLAHLKLCIAIVTIPTAIMFVLVMWVLEPTYRAEAVVTPPTSEVSLAGNIGKFMDGLDNLGSISSLLGKADNGTDIVWTYLNSWELHDMVIEKFDLVNHYEFDGKFHADMLKQFRKNFDVEINDEGMFKLTYEDEDYVLAAEVLNFMLAKADSMYNSYKTSQARISRQYIQERLEREEHAIDSLQEVFVKFQTENHFYDPEIQLEATMKYLSTLQGNRDMVAQELAFEKMERGENGRRYEELRKRLSSVDASMKQATQGKRGSVGIVALDKSSDLAAQYLRIESEVKIKMAVYKYLRQQSEQLALVEANMRANLIILQPAWPNDKKVFPIRSMMLAFTCLVAGLIAMFVSCFIERCKTSDKDSVFMREMQRLARFFGKKGA, from the coding sequence ATGGAAAAGCACGAAAACTTGACGTTCATGGAACTGTTGCTGAGGATCCTCAACAACTGCCTCGCGCATTTGAAGCTGTGCATTGCCATTGTCACTATCCCCACGGCAATCATGTTCGTGTTGGTGATGTGGGTGCTCGAGCCTACGTACAGGGCCGAAGCGGTCGTGACGCCGCCTACTTCCGAGGTGTCCCTGGCCGGGAATATCGGCAAGTTCATGGACGGGCTCGACAATCTGGGATCGATCTCGTCGCTCCTAGGGAAGGCCGACAACGGTACGGATATCGTCTGGACGTACCTGAATTCCTGGGAACTGCACGACATGGTCATCGAGAAGTTCGACCTCGTGAACCATTACGAGTTCGACGGGAAATTCCATGCGGATATGCTCAAGCAGTTCCGCAAGAACTTCGACGTGGAGATAAACGACGAGGGCATGTTCAAGCTGACCTACGAGGACGAGGACTATGTGCTTGCCGCCGAGGTGCTGAACTTTATGCTCGCGAAGGCCGACTCCATGTACAACAGCTACAAGACGTCGCAGGCGAGGATTTCGAGACAGTATATTCAGGAACGTCTTGAACGCGAAGAGCATGCCATAGACTCCCTGCAGGAAGTCTTCGTGAAGTTCCAGACCGAAAACCATTTCTATGACCCGGAGATACAGCTCGAGGCTACGATGAAGTACCTGAGCACTCTGCAGGGGAACAGGGACATGGTGGCGCAGGAACTGGCGTTCGAGAAGATGGAACGCGGTGAAAACGGCCGCCGTTATGAGGAACTGCGCAAGCGCCTGAGTTCTGTCGATGCATCGATGAAGCAGGCGACGCAGGGCAAGCGCGGTTCTGTCGGTATCGTGGCGCTTGACAAGAGTTCCGACCTCGCGGCCCAGTACCTGCGCATAGAATCGGAAGTCAAGATCAAGATGGCCGTGTACAAGTACCTGCGCCAGCAGAGCGAACAGCTTGCGCTTGTCGAGGCGAACATGCGGGCGAACCTGATTATCTTGCAGCCGGCATGGCCCAACGACAAGAAGGTGTTCCCCATCAGGAGCATGATGCTTGCGTTTACATGCCTTGTGGCAGGCCTTATCGCCATGTTCGTGAGCTGCTTTATCGAACGTTGCAAGACATCGGACAAGGATTCCGTGTTTATGCGCGAAATGCAGCGCCTGGCAAGGTTTTTCGGGAAGAAGGGCGCCTGA
- the rplQ gene encoding 50S ribosomal protein L17 has translation MRHGVKNKKLGVNSQHKRAILRALTTSIIGKGMEAEQSARYVRTTLHKAKIVRSNVDRMITYAKKGDLSARREAARFLTDPKVLQDLFATIGPRYAGRNGGYTRIIKLGPNRAGDAAEMALIGLVEDEIVVKTKKAAEPAKSDAVSMVEGEGKSAN, from the coding sequence ATGAGACACGGTGTAAAGAACAAGAAACTGGGTGTTAATTCCCAACACAAGCGTGCCATCCTCCGCGCCCTTACCACCTCCATTATCGGCAAGGGTATGGAAGCCGAACAGTCTGCCCGCTACGTGCGCACTACGCTCCACAAGGCTAAGATTGTCCGCTCCAACGTGGACCGCATGATTACCTACGCTAAGAAGGGTGACCTCTCCGCTCGTCGCGAAGCGGCTCGCTTCCTTACGGACCCGAAGGTCCTCCAGGACCTTTTTGCCACCATCGGACCGCGTTATGCTGGCCGCAATGGCGGTTACACTCGCATCATCAAGCTCGGCCCGAACCGCGCTGGTGACGCTGCCGAAATGGCCCTCATCGGCCTCGTCGAAGACGAGATCGTCGTGAAGACCAAGAAGGCTGCCGAACCCGCCAAGTCCGATGCCGTGAGCATGGTCGAAGGCGAAGGCAAGTCCGCTAACTAA
- the rpsK gene encoding 30S ribosomal protein S11 gives MKETAAAAEAPAAAAEDVKVKKGKKRIDIQGIACVNATFNNTIVSITDARGNVVAWGSPGNSGFKGSRKSTPFAAQLAAETAAHKAFDLGMRKVDVRVKGAGGGRESAVRALKNAGLEVLSIRDVTGIPHNGCRPKKKRRV, from the coding sequence ATCAAGGAAACTGCTGCCGCCGCCGAAGCTCCGGCTGCTGCTGCTGAAGATGTCAAGGTCAAGAAGGGCAAGAAGCGTATCGACATCCAGGGCATTGCCTGCGTCAACGCTACCTTCAACAACACAATCGTCTCTATCACCGATGCTCGTGGCAACGTCGTCGCTTGGGGCTCCCCCGGTAACTCCGGTTTCAAGGGTTCCCGCAAGAGCACTCCGTTTGCCGCCCAGCTCGCTGCCGAAACTGCCGCCCACAAGGCGTTCGACCTCGGCATGCGCAAGGTGGATGTCCGCGTGAAGGGTGCCGGTGGTGGTCGTGAATCCGCCGTCCGCGCTCTCAAGAATGCGGGCCTCGAAGTCCTCTCTATTCGAGACGTGACGGGTATTCCGCACAACGGTTGCCGTCCTAAAAAGAAGAGAAGAGTCTAA
- a CDS encoding DNA-directed RNA polymerase subunit alpha, with translation MMWKSLQMPRSFQKVESSEDGRKAKFVVEALERGWGITLGNALRRVLLSSLQGAAIVSVKIEGVDKEMSTIPGVKEDVTDIILNLKSIRVKLLSDHDETLHLDMSGDGEVTAKDFMDNPNVVILTPDVHIATLNGNASLSMDVKISCGRGFVRADELKDKDAPIGVIATDANFNPVQQVAMHISDTRVGQRTDFNRLELEITTDGSIDPEDALAYAAKLLVDHLEIFINFEGDLESPEEIEMDEERQRIATLLRTRVDELELSVRSSNCLRMANIHTVGELVRNKENDMLKYKNFGRKSLVELNEVLTSMGLSFGMDVDDYLKD, from the coding sequence ATGATGTGGAAATCACTTCAGATGCCGCGTAGCTTCCAGAAAGTGGAATCTAGCGAAGACGGTCGCAAGGCCAAGTTTGTTGTCGAAGCTCTCGAAAGAGGCTGGGGCATCACGCTCGGTAACGCTCTCCGTCGTGTGCTTCTTTCCTCCCTGCAGGGTGCGGCAATCGTCTCCGTGAAAATCGAAGGCGTCGACAAGGAAATGTCTACGATTCCGGGTGTCAAGGAAGATGTCACGGATATCATCCTGAACTTGAAGAGCATCCGCGTGAAGCTCCTTTCCGACCATGACGAAACACTGCACCTGGATATGTCCGGTGATGGCGAAGTCACGGCTAAGGATTTCATGGACAATCCGAACGTGGTCATCCTTACTCCGGATGTCCATATTGCGACATTGAACGGAAACGCTTCTCTGTCCATGGATGTGAAGATCTCCTGCGGTCGCGGTTTTGTCCGTGCCGACGAGTTGAAGGACAAGGACGCCCCGATTGGCGTTATCGCGACCGACGCGAACTTCAACCCGGTTCAGCAGGTGGCGATGCACATCAGCGATACCCGCGTTGGACAGCGTACCGATTTCAACCGTTTGGAACTCGAAATTACGACCGACGGTTCCATTGACCCCGAAGACGCTCTCGCATACGCTGCGAAGCTCCTCGTCGATCACTTGGAAATCTTCATCAACTTCGAAGGCGACCTCGAGAGCCCCGAAGAAATCGAAATGGATGAAGAACGTCAGCGTATTGCGACGCTCCTGCGTACCCGCGTGGACGAACTCGAACTCTCTGTTCGTTCCAGCAACTGCCTGCGTATGGCCAACATCCATACCGTCGGCGAACTTGTACGCAACAAGGAAAACGATATGCTCAAATACAAGAACTTCGGAAGGAAGTCCTTGGTGGAACTTAACGAGGTGTTGACCTCCATGGGCCTTTCCTTTGGCATGGACGTCGATGACTACTTGAAGGATTAA
- the rpsM gene encoding 30S ribosomal protein S13 translates to MARIAGVDLPKNKTVEYGLTAIYGVGLFTANKVCAQLGIDKNKKCDDLTEEEQGKIRHLLEDEYSVEGQLRAEVTLNIKRLLDIGCYRGIRHRKGLPVRGQRSRTNARTRKGPKKTVANKKK, encoded by the coding sequence ATGGCACGTATCGCTGGTGTCGATTTACCGAAAAACAAGACCGTCGAGTACGGTCTGACGGCAATCTATGGCGTCGGTCTGTTCACCGCTAACAAGGTCTGTGCTCAGCTGGGCATCGACAAGAACAAGAAGTGTGACGACCTGACAGAAGAAGAACAAGGTAAGATTCGTCATCTCCTCGAAGACGAATACTCCGTGGAAGGTCAGCTCCGCGCGGAAGTTACCCTGAACATTAAGCGTCTCTTGGATATCGGTTGCTACCGTGGTATCCGCCACCGCAAGGGCTTGCCCGTTCGCGGTCAGCGTTCCCGTACCAACGCCCGTACCCGCAAGGGCCCCAAGAAGACTGTGGCTAACAAGAAGAAGTAA
- a CDS encoding polysaccharide biosynthesis/export family protein, with the protein MLRLIATILLLAISAFAEGNVYLNSALNGTSTITPRSTVTLSPSYAENPVDSTYQLGPGDFLDIGLENNYLTVQIYPDGSVAIEECGSVNVLGKTLAEAREMILDLVSKRYKREFCYVQLASLKRFRVSVMGAVSQVGQHMVEPQTRLSYFVRQIGGTIPNANTEDLLIIRKGDTLHVNFNEIAARGDFASDIMLQQGDQIYVPFVPTGDNVTLIFPGYRTSVAYKDGRTLQDYYELSGSSRLHNYGYKALCVREPDKAPYWIPLSEMKNTVVAPNTEVEFTVTQMFVYVGGAVGRIGQFDYTPSWHAIDYIAAAGLNTISGSWSQVKVWRGKNPEAMSLSITEDQILPGDYIEVPKSRYESFKDFTLFLASLLTVVSSAFIIYVNYK; encoded by the coding sequence ATGCTCCGATTGATCGCGACCATATTGCTGCTTGCTATCTCCGCCTTCGCGGAAGGCAATGTCTATTTGAATTCTGCCTTGAACGGCACGTCCACGATTACCCCCCGAAGCACTGTCACGCTCTCGCCGTCATACGCCGAAAATCCGGTAGATTCCACTTACCAGCTTGGGCCGGGCGATTTCCTCGATATCGGGCTCGAGAACAACTACTTGACGGTACAGATTTATCCCGATGGCAGCGTGGCTATCGAGGAATGCGGTTCGGTGAACGTTCTGGGTAAGACGCTTGCAGAAGCTCGCGAAATGATTCTGGACCTAGTCTCCAAGCGCTACAAGCGCGAGTTCTGCTATGTACAGCTGGCTTCGCTCAAGCGATTCCGCGTGAGCGTCATGGGCGCAGTGAGCCAGGTGGGCCAGCATATGGTGGAACCGCAGACGAGGCTCAGCTATTTCGTTAGGCAGATTGGCGGAACCATCCCGAATGCGAATACCGAGGACCTGCTTATTATTCGCAAGGGCGATACGTTGCATGTGAACTTCAACGAGATTGCCGCGAGGGGAGATTTCGCGAGCGATATCATGTTGCAGCAGGGCGACCAGATCTATGTGCCCTTCGTGCCGACGGGCGATAATGTCACGCTGATTTTCCCGGGGTATAGGACGAGTGTCGCCTACAAGGATGGCCGCACCCTCCAGGACTATTACGAACTTTCGGGCAGTTCGCGCCTGCACAACTACGGTTACAAGGCTCTCTGCGTGCGCGAACCCGACAAGGCCCCGTACTGGATTCCGCTTTCCGAGATGAAGAATACCGTGGTGGCGCCCAACACCGAAGTCGAGTTTACGGTGACGCAGATGTTCGTATATGTAGGCGGTGCCGTGGGGCGTATTGGCCAGTTCGACTACACTCCCTCCTGGCATGCGATTGACTATATCGCCGCTGCCGGTCTCAACACGATTTCTGGTTCCTGGAGCCAGGTGAAGGTATGGCGCGGCAAGAATCCCGAGGCCATGAGCCTGAGCATTACCGAAGACCAGATTCTGCCGGGTGACTATATCGAGGTGCCCAAGAGCCGCTACGAGTCTTTCAAGGATTTCACGCTGTTCCTCGCATCGCTCCTCACGGTCGTGTCTTCGGCGTTCATTATTTATGTCAACTACAAGTAG
- the secY gene encoding preprotein translocase subunit SecY, with translation MEALKKAIDAFVNAFKIGDLRKKLLFTLGVLIIYRIGAHITIPGVNAAVLAEYFKNSNNLFGMYDSFTGGAFAKATVFALGIMPYISASIIIQLMGSVIPAIQMLQKEGQEGRAKLNQYTRYFTVFLAALQGWGISVWLSSLKVGATSALADGFTSGAGNIGFRLLATLTFTAGTIFVMYLGEQITSHGVGNGISLIIFAGIVGSFPRAFLAEVEMLKEGIHPLAIEIFILAIVIAIVGFIVFVEQANRRIPLQSPRRTVGNKVMGGQSSYLPFKVNTAGVIPVIFASCIMFIPAMIASWFPNVSAMQSFAAAFIPGHISYSVIDALLIIFFTFFYTAIQYNPNDIAENLKKSGGFIPGVRPGKQTAEYIDHILTRISLPGSLFLALISVGPLHLKDALNMSFYIGGTSVLIVVGVALDTLRQLEAQLHTKNYEGFLKHGRIRGRMAS, from the coding sequence ATGGAAGCTCTCAAGAAAGCCATTGATGCGTTCGTCAACGCGTTCAAGATTGGGGACCTGCGTAAGAAGTTGCTCTTTACGCTTGGTGTCCTCATCATCTACCGCATTGGCGCACACATCACCATCCCCGGAGTAAACGCCGCGGTCCTCGCGGAATACTTCAAGAACTCGAACAACTTGTTCGGCATGTACGACTCCTTCACGGGCGGTGCATTCGCGAAAGCGACTGTGTTCGCCCTGGGTATTATGCCCTATATCAGCGCGTCCATTATCATTCAGTTGATGGGCTCGGTGATTCCGGCTATCCAGATGCTCCAGAAGGAAGGTCAGGAAGGCCGTGCCAAGCTGAACCAGTATACCCGATACTTCACGGTGTTTCTTGCCGCTTTGCAGGGCTGGGGCATTTCCGTATGGCTTTCCTCCCTCAAGGTCGGTGCAACCTCCGCTCTCGCGGACGGCTTTACATCGGGTGCGGGGAACATCGGCTTCCGTCTACTTGCTACCCTGACCTTCACCGCCGGTACGATTTTCGTGATGTACCTGGGCGAACAGATTACTTCGCACGGTGTGGGTAACGGTATTTCTCTTATTATCTTCGCCGGTATCGTCGGAAGCTTCCCGCGAGCTTTCCTTGCCGAAGTGGAAATGTTGAAAGAAGGCATCCATCCGCTCGCCATCGAGATCTTCATCTTGGCGATTGTGATTGCGATTGTCGGATTCATCGTTTTCGTGGAGCAGGCGAACCGTCGCATTCCACTCCAAAGTCCTCGTAGGACTGTCGGAAACAAGGTCATGGGTGGTCAGTCCAGCTACTTGCCCTTCAAGGTCAACACTGCTGGTGTGATTCCCGTGATTTTCGCTTCGTGCATCATGTTCATTCCGGCCATGATCGCGTCGTGGTTCCCGAACGTCTCTGCGATGCAGTCTTTCGCCGCAGCGTTCATTCCAGGTCACATTTCCTACAGTGTGATCGACGCGCTGCTTATCATATTCTTCACCTTCTTCTACACGGCAATCCAGTACAACCCGAACGACATTGCCGAAAACCTGAAGAAGTCTGGCGGATTTATCCCGGGTGTGCGTCCGGGTAAGCAGACGGCGGAATACATAGACCACATTTTGACCCGAATTTCTCTTCCGGGCTCGCTGTTCCTCGCCTTAATCAGCGTCGGACCGCTCCACCTGAAAGACGCACTCAATATGAGTTTCTATATTGGGGGCACCTCGGTACTCATCGTGGTCGGTGTGGCGCTGGATACGCTTCGTCAGCTCGAAGCCCAGTTGCATACCAAGAATTATGAAGGTTTCTTGAAGCATGGCCGCATCCGCGGCAGGATGGCATCTTAG
- the rpmJ gene encoding 50S ribosomal protein L36 — MKLKASIKPRCENCKIIRRKGVLRIICSKNPRHKQKQG, encoded by the coding sequence ATGAAACTCAAAGCCTCCATCAAACCCAGATGTGAAAACTGCAAGATCATCCGTCGTAAGGGTGTATTGCGCATCATCTGTTCGAAGAACCCCCGTCACAAGCAGAAGCAGGGATAA